From one Pontibacillus sp. HMF3514 genomic stretch:
- a CDS encoding XTP/dITP diphosphatase, whose protein sequence is MDQIVIASGNEGKIREFRQLFSKYGIETIAMNDLDETLPDVEETGETFEENARLKAETISDIIQVPVLADDSGLEVDALNKRPGVYSARYAGEQKDDQANLQKVLNELEGKEDREARFVCVLALARPGKETVYKRGTCEGQIGAEPQGENGFGYDPVFYPKGFDRTMAQLSSDEKNSISHRSNALKQLEGWLSQSE, encoded by the coding sequence ATGGACCAAATTGTAATTGCATCGGGAAATGAAGGGAAAATTAGGGAGTTTCGTCAGCTTTTCTCGAAATACGGAATTGAGACTATAGCTATGAATGATTTGGATGAAACTCTGCCTGATGTAGAAGAGACTGGGGAAACATTTGAAGAAAATGCTCGATTAAAAGCAGAAACGATTTCAGACATTATACAAGTTCCTGTTCTTGCAGATGATTCTGGTTTAGAAGTAGATGCTTTAAACAAACGCCCGGGTGTGTATTCTGCTCGCTATGCTGGGGAGCAGAAAGATGATCAGGCAAACCTTCAAAAAGTGTTAAATGAGCTTGAAGGAAAAGAAGACCGTGAAGCACGCTTTGTTTGTGTTTTAGCATTAGCAAGACCAGGGAAAGAAACGGTATATAAAAGAGGAACATGTGAAGGTCAAATTGGTGCTGAACCTCAAGGAGAAAACGGATTCGGTTATGATCCTGTTTTTTATCCTAAAGGTTTTGATCGAACCATGGCGCAACTTTCCTCAGATGAAAAAAACAGCATTAGTCACAGAAGTAACGCGCTTAAACAATTAGAAGGTTGGTTAAGTCAATCTGAGTAA